In Oncorhynchus clarkii lewisi isolate Uvic-CL-2024 chromosome 16, UVic_Ocla_1.0, whole genome shotgun sequence, one genomic interval encodes:
- the LOC139367398 gene encoding cancer-related nucleoside-triphosphatase, with amino-acid sequence MIKHVFLTGPPGVGKTTLVQKACDVIVSSGVSVEGFYTQEVREGRRRVGFDVVTVTGQRGNLSRVREKSVASHGGREYTVGQYVVDVPSFENLALPLFRNLDSSCSSNHQVFIIDEVGKMELFSQAFIRSVRQTLDSPVFSVLGTIPLPSGKPLGFVEEIRTRTDVTVFTVSKENRDVILPEVVSALKDCLKQSAK; translated from the exons ATGATCAAACACGTTTTCCTAACCGGACCTCCGG GTGTGGGTAAGACCACCCTGGTCCAGAAGGCCTGTGACGTAATAGTGTCTTCAGGTGTGTCTGTGGAGGGCTTCTACACCCAGGAGGTCAGGGAGGGGAGGCGCAGGGTCGGTTTCGACGTTGTCACTGTGACCGGACAGAGAGGAAACTTGTCCAGAGTCAG AGAGAAGTCTGTAGCTtcacatggagggagggagtacaCTGTAGGACAGTATGTAGTGGATGTACCTTCGTTTGAGAACCTGGCTCTACCTCTCTTCAGAAAC CTTGACTCTTCATGCAGTAGCAATCATCAGGTGTTTATCATTGATGAGGTTGGTAAAATGGAGCTGTTCAGCCAGGCGTTCATCAGGTCAGTCAGACAGACCCTGGACTCTCCAGTCTTCTCTGTCCTGGGGACTATACCCCTCCCTTCAGGAAAACCACTGGGTTTCGTGGAGGAGATACGGACCAGGACGGACGTCACTGTCTTCACT gtctccAAGGAGAACAGAGATGTTATATTACCAgaggttgtgtcagctctaaagGACTGTCTCAAACAAAGTGCTAAGTAG